The genomic segment ACAACGCGCTGCAAAGGAGCTTCCAGCATAGCCACGAAGGCCGCCGCCGTGTCGGTCACATAGGTGAAGTCACGGGTAGGGCTCAGGCTGCCCAGTTTGATCCGGCGGGCCCCAGCAGCGATCTGTGTGATGATGGTGGGAATGACCGCCCGCGCAGACTGGCGTGGCCCGTAAGTGTTGAAGGGCCGTAAGATGGCAACAGGAGTTTCAAACGAGCGGTAAAAACTCAGGGCCAGTTGGTCCGCCGCAATTTTGGTAGCGGAATACGGTGACTGTCCGTGGATTGGATGTTCTTCCGTAATGGGGACAAAGTGCGCTGTGCCGTATACTTCGCTGGTGGACGTATGGATCAGTCGCCCAACCCCCAGATCGCGAACTGCCTGGAGCACATTGAGCGTCCCTTTAATATTTGTATCCACATAAGCGTCCGGTGATTGGTAGGAATAGGGAATGGCAATGAGAGCTGCCAGATGCAGGACCGCTTCACAACCATTTACGGCTATGCGTACGCCGTTAGGGTCACGTACATCGCCGGGGAAAATTTCCATCTGCGCAGCTAACGGTGATCGATCCAGCCAGCCCCATGAGTTGAAGGAGTTATACTGGACGAAAGCCTTAACGGCATAACCGCGGGTCACAAGCATTTCACAAAGGTGTGAACCGATGAACCCGTCCGCGCCGGTTACAAGAACTTTTTTCATGTTGCCTACAGATGAGTTATGCCCTTCGCAGAAACACCTTTCGGGATCCCAGCATTGGTCGACTTGGACTGCTGCGACGGAGCGGAGTTCGCACTGGCGTTACCCCTATGGATTCATCACGCCAACATCTCAGGCATTGGCGTGCAGGGAGGCGATTCCCTATTTTTCAAATCCAGATACGCCGCATATGCCGGCAAGACTGCTGCCGGCGTCCC from the Desulfovibrio legallii genome contains:
- a CDS encoding NAD-dependent 4,6-dehydratase LegB, producing the protein MKKVLVTGADGFIGSHLCEMLVTRGYAVKAFVQYNSFNSWGWLDRSPLAAQMEIFPGDVRDPNGVRIAVNGCEAVLHLAALIAIPYSYQSPDAYVDTNIKGTLNVLQAVRDLGVGRLIHTSTSEVYGTAHFVPITEEHPIHGQSPYSATKIAADQLALSFYRSFETPVAILRPFNTYGPRQSARAVIPTIITQIAAGARRIKLGSLSPTRDFTYVTDTAAAFVAMLEAPLQRVVGEVLNGGSGFEVSIGDTARTIAKAMGVNIEIICDGQRLRPEKSEVERLWADNTRLRKITGWQPAYEGIEGFKRGLKETAQWFSKPENLAGYKSNIYNI